The following proteins are encoded in a genomic region of Gloeomargarita sp. SKYB120:
- a CDS encoding MlaE family lipid ABC transporter permease subunit yields MIWAQRFGSTLLLWGQVIVHLVRGRLHRRNLVAQLNVVGPESLLVVVLTGLFVGMVFTIQVAREFIRFGSGDLVGGVLALALVRELAPVLTAVIVTGRVGSAFAAELGTMRVTEQIDALYMLKTDPVDYLVVPRVLACVLMVPLLTVVGFVVGIAGGLLIGHWMYDLSIRQFLDSVEQFMEAQDLVKALIKAAVFGMLVATIGCGWGLTTTGGAKGVGQSTTASVVTGLLAIFISDFFLSWLMFRGLGTVSL; encoded by the coding sequence ATGATCTGGGCACAGCGGTTTGGCAGCACGTTGCTGTTGTGGGGACAGGTGATTGTGCATCTGGTGCGGGGGCGTCTTCACCGGCGGAACTTGGTGGCGCAGTTGAACGTGGTCGGGCCAGAGTCTTTGCTGGTGGTGGTGCTCACAGGGTTGTTTGTGGGCATGGTGTTTACAATCCAGGTGGCGCGGGAATTTATCCGGTTTGGTTCGGGGGATTTAGTTGGGGGCGTGTTAGCCCTGGCCTTGGTGCGGGAACTGGCTCCGGTGCTAACCGCCGTGATTGTCACAGGGCGCGTCGGGTCGGCCTTTGCCGCCGAGTTGGGCACGATGCGGGTTACCGAGCAGATTGACGCTCTGTACATGCTGAAAACCGACCCGGTGGACTACCTGGTAGTACCCCGAGTGCTGGCTTGCGTCCTGATGGTGCCCTTGTTGACGGTGGTGGGGTTTGTGGTCGGCATCGCTGGCGGGTTGTTGATCGGCCACTGGATGTACGACTTAAGCATCCGCCAATTCTTGGATTCGGTGGAACAGTTCATGGAAGCGCAAGACTTGGTGAAAGCCTTAATCAAAGCTGCCGTTTTTGGGATGTTGGTGGCGACAATTGGTTGTGGTTGGGGGTTGACGACAACCGGTGGCGCAAAAGGCGTGGGTCAATCCACTACGGCGTCGGTCGTTACAGGATTGCTGGCAATTTTTATCTCGGACTTTTTCCTGTCCTGGTTAATGTTTCGCGGTCTGGGAACCGTGAGTCTCTAA
- a CDS encoding protein-disulfide reductase DsbD family protein codes for MGRQGWNWLAWTALLLWSWLALTLPAWAKPPRYVQARLLSDVQVVQPGRPFWVGLQLDVTPGWYVYWQNPGDSGDRVRVDWQLPPGVTVGEWLWPYPQRIPAGPLVNFGYRNTVTLLAQVRPPATLPTGRTLDLRAEASWLVCKTDCVPEATTLSLSLPVGPQAVTNPEVMTHFAQVRQTHPQPAPWPVGYTLTSETLTLSWPEGRVQQAVFFPLTDGVITNAAPQTLHASARQSELVLQRGYLDTVSTVDGVLVVTTSRGTRAYQIQATPMARPESRAVHWWHLVGLAFWGGLLLNVMPCVLPILSLKTLHLVEKVRQSPSQVRASGLVYGAGVLVSFWLLAGGLLVLRALGEQLGWGFQLQSPAMVLVLMYVLFGVALNLSGVFTVGSRWVGVGQSLTEKPGYVGEFFSGLLAAVAATPCTAPFMATAIGTALTLPPVAALSVFTGLGAGFALPYVLLCFVPAWRRWLPRPGNWMHTLQQLLAFPLYAAAAWLLWVLTLQTGTDGLAVGLTGLLLLGLAAWFYGRGQSQTRWHRWGRFGALVLVAFCLTLPGWLPSATPVATPTQTVAPSEPLWEPFTPARLEELRRQGQPVFVNCTAAWCVSCQVNERLVFGQPEVQQAFRQRGVRMLKADWTRRNPEITQLLQQFGRSGVPLYVLYPGKNQAPVVWPSRLNAAQVKALLSSQIGG; via the coding sequence ATGGGCAGGCAAGGATGGAACTGGCTGGCGTGGACGGCGCTGCTGCTGTGGAGTTGGCTGGCGCTGACCTTACCGGCATGGGCAAAACCACCCCGCTATGTGCAAGCCCGTCTGCTCAGCGACGTGCAGGTAGTGCAACCAGGCCGACCATTTTGGGTGGGGTTGCAGCTTGACGTCACACCAGGTTGGTACGTCTATTGGCAAAATCCGGGGGATTCGGGCGACCGAGTGCGGGTGGATTGGCAACTGCCGCCGGGCGTGACGGTTGGAGAATGGCTATGGCCCTACCCGCAACGGATTCCGGCGGGTCCGCTGGTGAATTTCGGCTATAGGAACACAGTGACGTTACTGGCTCAAGTCAGGCCGCCGGCGACGCTCCCCACCGGTCGGACGCTGGATTTACGGGCTGAGGCCAGTTGGCTGGTTTGCAAAACCGACTGTGTGCCCGAGGCCACGACCTTATCTCTGTCGCTTCCGGTGGGTCCGCAGGCAGTGACCAACCCTGAAGTGATGACCCACTTTGCCCAGGTGCGGCAAACCCACCCCCAACCAGCGCCTTGGCCAGTAGGTTATACCCTGACGTCCGAGACCCTCACCCTGAGCTGGCCCGAAGGACGGGTGCAACAAGCAGTCTTTTTCCCCCTGACGGATGGGGTGATCACCAATGCAGCGCCCCAGACCCTACATGCGTCGGCGCGGCAAAGTGAACTGGTTTTACAACGGGGCTACCTGGATACGGTCAGCACGGTAGATGGCGTGCTGGTGGTGACCACCTCCCGGGGCACGCGGGCCTATCAAATCCAGGCCACGCCGATGGCTAGGCCAGAGAGCCGGGCTGTCCACTGGTGGCACCTGGTGGGCCTGGCGTTTTGGGGCGGTCTCCTGTTGAATGTCATGCCCTGCGTGTTGCCCATCCTCTCCCTCAAGACGCTGCACCTGGTGGAAAAGGTGCGGCAATCGCCAAGTCAAGTGCGCGCGAGTGGACTGGTGTACGGCGCGGGCGTGCTGGTGAGTTTTTGGCTGCTGGCGGGCGGATTGCTGGTCCTGCGGGCGCTGGGGGAACAACTGGGCTGGGGCTTTCAGTTGCAGTCGCCGGCGATGGTGCTGGTGTTGATGTACGTCCTGTTTGGGGTGGCGCTGAATCTCTCGGGCGTGTTTACGGTCGGCTCGCGCTGGGTGGGGGTCGGTCAGTCGTTGACGGAAAAACCGGGATACGTAGGCGAGTTTTTTAGCGGCCTGCTGGCGGCGGTGGCGGCGACGCCCTGTACGGCTCCGTTTATGGCAACAGCAATTGGCACAGCCTTGACCCTACCGCCCGTGGCGGCCCTAAGCGTGTTCACTGGTTTGGGCGCCGGATTTGCCCTGCCCTACGTGCTGTTGTGTTTCGTCCCAGCCTGGCGACGGTGGTTGCCCCGCCCAGGTAACTGGATGCACACGCTGCAACAACTGCTGGCGTTTCCTTTATACGCAGCGGCAGCTTGGCTGCTGTGGGTTTTGACGCTGCAAACGGGGACGGATGGCCTGGCGGTGGGGTTAACGGGTCTGCTGCTCCTTGGCCTTGCCGCCTGGTTCTACGGTCGGGGGCAATCGCAGACCCGCTGGCATCGCTGGGGAAGGTTTGGTGCGCTGGTGCTTGTTGCTTTCTGTTTGACCTTGCCGGGTTGGTTGCCCAGTGCCACACCCGTTGCGACGCCAACCCAAACGGTAGCCCCTTCAGAACCGCTTTGGGAACCCTTTACGCCCGCTCGTCTGGAGGAATTGCGTCGCCAGGGACAACCGGTGTTTGTGAACTGCACGGCGGCCTGGTGCGTCAGTTGCCAGGTCAACGAGCGGTTGGTGTTCGGTCAACCGGAGGTGCAGCAGGCGTTTCGCCAGCGGGGCGTTCGGATGCTCAAGGCGGACTGGACGCGGCGGAATCCCGAAATCACCCAGCTCCTGCAGCAGTTTGGCCGCAGCGGAGTGCCCCTGTACGTCCTGTATCCGGGGAAAAACCAGGCGCCGGTGGTGTGGCCCAGTCGCCTGAATGCAGCGCAAGTCAAAGCCTTGTTGTCGTCGCAGATAGGAGGTTAA
- a CDS encoding thioredoxin family protein, translating into MVTTVAVSTQAAVRVGQPAPDFTARTSTGKTVRLSDYRGRIVVLEWTNHECPFVVKHYKSGNMQKLQQEAKAKGVVWLSIVSSAPGQQGFVTAEQANAIVKEQKASPTAVLLDPDGTIGRLYGARTTPHMFVIDKAGILQYMGAIDDAPALNQDPTTANNYVRAAMQQLMAGQKVAIPTTQPYGCSVKYKQ; encoded by the coding sequence ATGGTCACGACTGTGGCGGTCAGCACCCAGGCGGCGGTACGGGTGGGTCAACCGGCTCCCGATTTTACCGCTAGAACCAGTACTGGTAAGACGGTGCGCCTTAGCGACTACCGCGGCAGGATAGTGGTGCTGGAGTGGACCAACCACGAATGCCCGTTCGTGGTCAAGCACTACAAGTCGGGCAACATGCAGAAGCTCCAGCAGGAGGCCAAAGCCAAAGGGGTGGTCTGGCTTTCCATCGTGTCGTCCGCACCGGGACAACAGGGGTTTGTGACGGCGGAGCAGGCCAACGCTATCGTCAAAGAGCAAAAGGCAAGCCCCACGGCAGTTTTACTCGATCCGGATGGCACCATTGGTCGGCTCTACGGCGCCCGCACGACCCCCCACATGTTTGTGATTGACAAGGCGGGTATTTTGCAGTACATGGGGGCAATTGATGACGCACCGGCTCTCAATCAGGACCCCACCACCGCCAACAACTACGTCCGGGCTGCTATGCAACAACTGATGGCGGGACAAAAAGTCGCCATTCCTACAACCCAGCCCTACGGTTGCTCCGTCAAGTACAAGCAGTAA
- a CDS encoding FHA domain-containing protein has protein sequence MEITTPQGTRKVPLVAERILLGRHPACDIVIEESVVSGRHARLERQPDGNYEIIDLDSSNGLFHNGQRVQRHHLRSGDVLTIGNRVTLTYQVLTSDQPATWQNPGDDPHQTVVMTEPPLTPTDNQPAILDLRGRQVLTIGRDPSNNLVIHHPTVSRFHARVERHDGSFVLTDLGSTNGTYVNGKPITQPFVLRTGDTIRIGSHVLVLNIDETLVQTNEVGNLRLDAVNLTKVVKSGARILDRVSLSIKPREFVAILGPSGSGKSTLLDALNGLRPATGGMVLVNGVDLYRHFDAYHNEIGYVPQKNIIHEELTVAQSLDFAAQLRMPADTTPAERQQRINEVLAELGLTQRRDVPVKNLSGGQQRRVCIGVELLTKPSLFFLDEATSGLDPGTETDLMELLRQLADQGRTILLITHATQNVSLCDLVVYMAEGGRLAYFGPPGELVPYFLEHFAEALAPFQIRDITGIYRALDPEKNPKAPTAVQLQETYLASAQYRKYVLERQQSLQTLTQPVTNGGVRLQAPKPPHVSTRVSPWQQFWILLRRNIALLQQDVGSFALILLTPILLGLLDFVAWKPDVFQTDTGNAAQAMTMLFVSALIAVLLGELTTMRELVKEVEVYRRERMVGLKLLPYLASKVVLALLFAAYQGAMFLLVKKLAVNIPGGWDVVGQMYLTLALATFGGMVMGLLVSALAPNQNMAPLLSILFLVPMIIFSGGIQPVSTMDGAARFLSHLSVIRWPYEALVSLSGMGRDLMQDPCWQTDKKLTDAELSQCACKGPNVFRQCDFPGIRKYYNVAVDQPEPVQPQKPADLGEIPETPGALAEFRDRLQEYQDKMKAYEKAMTAWQDEYKVWQEARSRAINEAEGVLSTFRKDHGPLFNADVAKSWRNLGLLIGAMLVALPLLQRRRDGV, from the coding sequence CAACGGCTTGTTCCACAACGGGCAACGGGTGCAGCGCCATCACCTGCGCTCTGGGGATGTCCTGACCATCGGCAATCGGGTGACCTTGACCTACCAGGTGTTGACCTCTGACCAACCGGCCACCTGGCAAAACCCAGGCGATGACCCCCACCAAACGGTGGTGATGACCGAGCCGCCCTTGACGCCGACGGACAATCAACCTGCCATTTTAGACCTGCGAGGGCGACAGGTACTGACCATTGGCCGCGACCCCAGCAACAACCTGGTGATCCATCACCCCACCGTTTCCCGTTTTCACGCCCGTGTCGAGCGCCATGACGGTTCGTTCGTGCTGACCGACCTGGGGTCCACCAACGGCACCTACGTCAACGGCAAACCTATCACCCAGCCCTTTGTCCTGCGCACCGGCGACACCATTCGCATCGGCTCCCACGTGCTGGTGCTCAACATTGACGAAACCTTGGTGCAGACCAATGAGGTGGGCAACCTGCGGCTCGATGCCGTGAACCTCACCAAGGTCGTCAAATCAGGGGCCAGGATTCTCGACCGGGTGTCGCTGTCTATCAAGCCCCGCGAGTTTGTGGCGATTTTGGGGCCATCGGGGTCGGGTAAATCCACGCTGCTGGATGCCCTCAACGGCCTACGCCCAGCGACCGGGGGGATGGTGCTGGTCAACGGGGTGGACTTGTACCGCCACTTCGACGCCTACCATAACGAAATCGGCTACGTGCCCCAGAAAAACATCATCCACGAAGAACTAACGGTGGCCCAGTCGTTGGATTTTGCCGCCCAGTTGCGGATGCCAGCCGATACCACCCCAGCGGAGCGCCAGCAGCGGATCAACGAAGTCTTGGCGGAATTGGGCCTGACCCAGCGGCGGGACGTACCCGTGAAAAACCTCAGCGGCGGGCAACAGCGGCGGGTGTGCATCGGCGTGGAACTGCTCACCAAACCCAGCCTGTTTTTCCTGGACGAGGCCACGTCAGGATTAGACCCTGGCACAGAAACAGACCTGATGGAGTTGCTGCGCCAGTTGGCCGACCAGGGGCGGACGATTCTGCTGATTACCCACGCCACCCAAAACGTGAGCCTGTGCGACCTGGTGGTCTACATGGCCGAAGGGGGGCGGCTGGCCTACTTTGGACCGCCAGGGGAACTGGTGCCCTATTTCCTGGAACACTTTGCCGAGGCGCTGGCCCCCTTTCAGATTCGGGACATTACCGGGATTTACCGGGCGTTGGACCCGGAGAAAAACCCCAAGGCGCCAACGGCGGTGCAATTGCAGGAGACCTATTTAGCCTCAGCGCAGTACCGCAAGTACGTCCTGGAACGGCAGCAGTCGCTCCAGACGTTGACCCAGCCCGTCACCAATGGAGGCGTACGTCTCCAGGCGCCTAAACCGCCCCACGTCAGCACGCGGGTTTCTCCCTGGCAACAGTTTTGGATCTTGCTGCGCCGCAATATCGCCCTGTTGCAACAGGATGTGGGGAGCTTTGCCCTGATTCTGCTCACTCCCATCCTGCTAGGCCTGTTGGACTTTGTCGCCTGGAAGCCGGATGTGTTCCAAACCGACACGGGCAATGCTGCCCAGGCCATGACCATGCTGTTTGTCAGCGCCCTGATTGCCGTGCTGCTCGGGGAACTGACGACCATGCGGGAGCTGGTCAAGGAGGTGGAAGTCTACCGGCGCGAGCGGATGGTGGGCCTGAAGCTGTTGCCCTACCTAGCGTCCAAGGTGGTCCTAGCGTTGCTCTTCGCCGCTTATCAGGGGGCGATGTTTTTGCTGGTGAAAAAGCTGGCGGTTAACATTCCTGGCGGTTGGGACGTGGTGGGGCAAATGTATCTCACCCTGGCACTGGCGACCTTTGGCGGCATGGTGATGGGGCTGCTGGTGTCGGCCCTGGCCCCCAACCAAAACATGGCGCCGCTGCTGAGTATCCTGTTTTTGGTGCCCATGATTATCTTCAGCGGGGGCATCCAGCCGGTGAGTACGATGGATGGTGCGGCCCGTTTCCTATCCCACCTTTCTGTGATTCGCTGGCCCTACGAGGCGCTAGTGAGCTTGTCGGGTATGGGGCGCGACCTGATGCAGGACCCTTGCTGGCAGACCGATAAGAAATTAACCGATGCAGAGCTGAGTCAGTGCGCCTGCAAAGGGCCCAACGTCTTCCGCCAGTGTGACTTTCCCGGGATCCGCAAGTATTACAACGTGGCGGTGGACCAGCCGGAGCCGGTTCAGCCCCAGAAACCCGCAGACCTCGGCGAGATCCCCGAAACTCCAGGAGCGTTGGCCGAGTTTCGTGACAGGTTACAGGAGTATCAGGATAAGATGAAGGCTTACGAAAAGGCCATGACGGCCTGGCAAGACGAGTACAAAGTTTGGCAAGAGGCCCGCAGTCGGGCCATTAACGAAGCTGAGGGGGTGCTGAGTACCTTTAGGAAAGACCACGGGCCGCTCTTTAACGCCGATGTGGCAAAAAGCTGGCGGAATTTGGGCCTGCTCATTGGCGCCATGCTTGTAGCCCTGCCCTTGCTGCAACGGCGGCGGGATGGGGTGTGA